A single region of the Streptomyces caelestis genome encodes:
- a CDS encoding carbohydrate ABC transporter permease codes for MNSLHGRGRTRWKTALGLALTALMLFPVYWMLNVSLTRDQDMRKSPPDLLPLNGTLAGYRTVLGEQLPYLGTSLVIGLGTVALTVALSAPAGYALAKLRPRGGGVLGFLFLVAQMIPGIIMAMGFYAIYLQLGLLQSVPGLIVADSTLAVPFAVLIFTAFMSGIPRELLQAAQMDGAGPWRTFRAIVLPMSRNAVVTVSLFAFLWSWSDFVFASTLVNGGAHEPITLGIYHYIGNNNQEWNAIMATAVVASLPAAVILVLAQRYVAAGVTAGAVKD; via the coding sequence ATGAACTCGCTGCACGGGCGCGGCCGTACGCGGTGGAAGACCGCTCTCGGCCTGGCACTGACCGCCCTCATGCTCTTCCCGGTCTACTGGATGCTCAACGTGTCCCTCACCCGCGACCAGGACATGCGCAAGAGCCCGCCCGACCTGCTGCCGCTGAACGGCACCCTGGCCGGCTACCGCACCGTCCTGGGCGAGCAGTTGCCCTACCTCGGCACCAGCCTCGTCATCGGCCTGGGCACCGTCGCCCTGACCGTGGCCCTGTCCGCCCCCGCCGGCTATGCCCTGGCCAAACTCCGCCCGCGCGGCGGCGGCGTGCTCGGCTTCCTCTTCCTGGTCGCCCAGATGATCCCCGGCATCATCATGGCGATGGGCTTCTACGCCATCTACCTCCAGCTCGGCCTGCTCCAGTCCGTGCCCGGCCTGATCGTCGCCGACTCCACCCTGGCCGTCCCGTTCGCGGTGCTCATCTTCACGGCGTTCATGTCCGGCATCCCCCGTGAACTGCTCCAGGCGGCGCAGATGGACGGCGCCGGGCCCTGGCGCACTTTCCGCGCGATCGTGCTGCCGATGAGCCGCAACGCCGTCGTCACCGTGTCCCTGTTCGCGTTCCTGTGGTCCTGGTCCGACTTCGTCTTCGCCAGCACCCTGGTCAACGGCGGTGCGCACGAGCCGATCACCCTCGGCATCTACCACTACATCGGCAACAACAACCAGGAGTGGAACGCCATCATGGCCACCGCCGTCGTGGCCTCGCTGCCCGCCGCGGTCATCCTCGTCCTCGCCCAGCGCTACGTCGCCGCCGGCGTGACCGCCGGAGCCGTCAAGGACTGA
- a CDS encoding carbohydrate ABC transporter permease, protein MNRTTHPPGGRPVLDRSGAVTAAPLPARTPSRRRPRPRSQQWAAWAFLAPVTLYLALFYAYPLYRNLDLSLRNYTVRSFVQGDAPFTGLKNYETVFQDPAFGPALVHTVVFTAVCLVFQYVIGLALAVFFHQHFRLSATLRALFLVPWLLPLIVSASTWSWMLNSDSGIVNAALHAIGIGPVNWLTSPSWSLTSVIIANIWIGVPFNLVVLYSGLQSIPSSLYEAAALDGAGAWRRFRSVTFPLLRPVSAITLLLGLVYTLKVFDIIWIMTKGGPADSSTTFATWSYQLGFGNLLPAFGPGAAVGNLLVVAALVFGLVYLRVQRKQALA, encoded by the coding sequence ATGAACCGCACGACACACCCGCCGGGCGGCCGGCCCGTGCTCGACCGGAGCGGGGCGGTCACCGCTGCTCCGCTCCCGGCCCGCACCCCGTCTCGCCGAAGGCCTCGCCCCCGCTCGCAGCAGTGGGCCGCCTGGGCCTTCCTCGCCCCGGTGACCCTCTATCTCGCCCTCTTCTACGCCTATCCGCTCTACCGCAACCTCGACCTGAGCCTGCGCAACTACACCGTCCGCTCCTTCGTCCAGGGCGACGCGCCCTTCACGGGCCTGAAAAACTACGAAACCGTCTTCCAGGACCCAGCCTTCGGGCCCGCACTGGTGCACACCGTGGTGTTCACCGCTGTCTGCCTGGTCTTCCAGTACGTCATCGGACTGGCCCTCGCGGTCTTCTTCCACCAGCACTTCCGGCTCTCCGCGACGCTCCGCGCCCTGTTCCTGGTGCCGTGGCTGCTGCCGCTGATCGTGTCGGCCTCCACCTGGTCGTGGATGCTCAACAGCGACTCCGGCATCGTCAACGCCGCACTGCACGCCATCGGTATCGGGCCCGTGAACTGGCTGACGTCACCGTCCTGGTCGCTGACCTCGGTGATCATCGCGAACATCTGGATCGGCGTCCCGTTCAACCTCGTCGTGCTCTACAGCGGTCTTCAGTCGATCCCCAGCAGTCTGTACGAGGCAGCAGCCCTGGATGGCGCCGGTGCCTGGCGGCGCTTCAGGAGCGTCACCTTTCCCCTCCTGCGCCCGGTGTCCGCCATCACCCTGCTGCTCGGGCTGGTCTACACGCTCAAGGTCTTCGACATCATCTGGATCATGACCAAGGGCGGTCCGGCGGACTCGTCCACGACCTTCGCCACCTGGTCCTACCAGCTCGGCTTCGGCAACCTGCTGCCCGCCTTCGGGCCCGGAGCGGCCGTCGGCAACCTGCTCGTCGTCGCCGCCCTGGTCTTCGGCCTGGTGTACCTGAGGGTCCAGAGAAAGCAGGCACTGGCATGA
- a CDS encoding sugar ABC transporter substrate-binding protein has translation MNRTTGRRLTAAALTVVAVVTGTSACSTGTGNTSAQAAGGDTYTIWDPYPQFAKGSAWAKLLDDCGTKAGVKIKRTAFDTSDLTNKALLAAQQRNSPDVLIVDNPVVSTLAEAGVLTTTDENKLDTSKVSPNLLAAGQAGGKTYGTPIGANTLALYYNKEVLKDAGVDIASIKDWKSLTAALAKVEKAGKKGITFSAVGTEEGSFQFLPWFWGSGAKLTALDSPEATAALNLWTDWLKKGYAPNSVLNNTQTTSWQEFASGDYAFAENGTWQLANAEKAGFDYGVVPIPASTGGSAAAPTGGEFVTLPVQGETGRYATSQKLVSCLTSTENLYATDTTLSYVAPTAEVQDKQVAADPKLKPWVEAVSAAKGRTSDDLGTKYPKISEQMWKAVQSALSGSKSPKDALAEAQTAVK, from the coding sequence ATGAACAGAACCACCGGACGTCGTCTCACGGCCGCGGCCCTGACCGTCGTCGCCGTCGTCACCGGCACCAGCGCATGCTCCACCGGCACGGGCAACACGTCCGCGCAAGCGGCGGGCGGTGACACTTACACCATCTGGGACCCGTACCCGCAGTTCGCCAAGGGCTCGGCGTGGGCGAAGCTGCTGGACGACTGCGGCACCAAGGCCGGAGTGAAGATCAAGCGGACGGCGTTCGACACCAGTGACCTGACGAACAAGGCTCTCCTCGCGGCGCAGCAGCGCAACTCCCCGGACGTGCTCATCGTCGACAACCCCGTCGTCTCCACGCTGGCCGAGGCCGGCGTACTCACCACCACCGACGAGAACAAGCTGGACACCTCGAAGGTGAGCCCCAACCTGCTCGCCGCCGGCCAGGCGGGCGGCAAGACGTACGGCACGCCCATCGGCGCCAACACCCTCGCGCTCTACTACAACAAGGAGGTCCTGAAGGACGCCGGCGTCGACATCGCCTCGATCAAGGACTGGAAGTCCCTCACAGCGGCGCTGGCCAAGGTCGAGAAGGCGGGCAAGAAGGGCATCACCTTCTCCGCGGTCGGCACCGAGGAAGGCAGCTTCCAGTTCCTGCCCTGGTTCTGGGGTTCCGGCGCGAAGCTCACCGCACTGGACTCACCCGAGGCCACCGCGGCGCTGAACCTGTGGACCGACTGGCTGAAGAAGGGCTACGCGCCCAACTCCGTGCTCAACAACACCCAGACGACCAGCTGGCAGGAGTTCGCGAGCGGCGACTACGCCTTCGCCGAGAACGGCACCTGGCAGCTCGCGAACGCCGAGAAGGCGGGCTTCGACTACGGCGTCGTGCCCATCCCGGCCTCCACCGGGGGCAGTGCCGCTGCCCCGACCGGCGGGGAGTTCGTCACCCTCCCGGTCCAGGGCGAGACCGGCCGCTACGCCACCTCGCAGAAGCTGGTTTCCTGCCTGACCAGCACCGAGAACCTGTACGCGACCGACACCACCCTGTCGTACGTGGCCCCCACCGCCGAGGTGCAGGACAAGCAGGTCGCGGCCGACCCGAAGCTGAAGCCCTGGGTGGAGGCGGTCAGCGCGGCCAAGGGCCGTACCAGCGATGACCTCGGCACCAAGTACCCCAAGATCTCCGAGCAGATGTGGAAGGCGGTCCAGTCCGCCCTCAGCGGTTCCAAGTCGCCCAAGGACGCGCTCGCCGAGGCGCAGACCGCCGTCAAGTAA
- a CDS encoding LacI family DNA-binding transcriptional regulator, translating to MNIGEIALRAGVSRSTVSYALSGKRPVSDDTRRKIQRVIDELGYTPNASARALANGRTSTLGLVFPPAGNHYTGMQLDFIGSVVEAAAAYDYDVLLSPSGVDSDRSFQRLLGERRVDGAILMEIRLQDDRVDHLTAVGFPAVCIGRTAQPDGDWWVGLDHTALVEACVHHLADLGHRRIVFVNRPEQLLQAGYESAHRGLDGFTKASAERGLTVRTYCCGDDAASGQACLERILLDDPATTALVTLNEAALGGLYRGLAQAGRHVPRDFSVTGVVAGRWAETVTPQLTAADVPAEQMGHLAVELLVERLDHPDAPPRHHLLTPPTSLRASTGPAGPTPPAAVRAGSGSDPNR from the coding sequence GTGAACATCGGTGAAATAGCCCTGCGGGCCGGTGTCTCGCGGAGCACGGTCTCTTACGCGCTGAGCGGCAAACGCCCCGTCTCGGACGACACGCGCCGGAAGATCCAGCGAGTCATCGACGAGCTGGGCTATACGCCCAATGCCAGTGCGCGTGCCCTGGCCAACGGCCGGACCAGCACCCTCGGCCTGGTCTTCCCGCCGGCCGGAAACCACTACACGGGCATGCAACTGGACTTCATCGGCAGCGTGGTGGAGGCCGCGGCGGCTTATGACTACGACGTACTGCTCTCCCCGAGCGGCGTGGACAGCGACCGCTCCTTCCAACGGCTGCTGGGGGAGCGCAGGGTCGACGGCGCCATCCTGATGGAGATCAGGCTTCAGGACGACCGGGTGGACCACCTCACCGCGGTGGGTTTCCCCGCCGTGTGCATCGGCCGCACGGCGCAGCCGGACGGCGACTGGTGGGTCGGGCTGGATCACACCGCGCTGGTGGAGGCATGCGTCCACCACCTCGCGGACCTCGGGCATCGCAGGATCGTGTTCGTCAACCGGCCCGAACAGCTCCTGCAGGCCGGGTACGAGTCCGCCCACCGGGGACTCGACGGCTTCACCAAGGCCTCGGCGGAACGCGGGCTGACCGTGCGGACGTACTGCTGCGGGGACGACGCCGCCTCTGGCCAGGCCTGCCTGGAGCGGATCCTGCTCGACGACCCCGCCACCACCGCCCTGGTCACGCTGAATGAGGCCGCGCTGGGCGGCCTGTACCGGGGGCTCGCCCAGGCGGGCCGCCATGTGCCGCGTGACTTCTCCGTCACCGGGGTGGTGGCCGGCCGGTGGGCGGAGACGGTGACCCCGCAGCTCACCGCGGCGGACGTACCGGCGGAGCAGATGGGGCACCTCGCCGTCGAACTGCTCGTCGAGCGGCTCGACCACCCCGACGCGCCGCCCCGCCACCACCTGCTCACCCCGCCGACCTCCTTGCGTGCCAGCACCGGGCCCGCGGGACCCACACCGCCCGCGGCAGTGCGGGCGGGCTCGGGCTCTGACCCGAATCGCTGA
- a CDS encoding MarR family winged helix-turn-helix transcriptional regulator has protein sequence MVDLKLVYQDLVRFEIELWNAVDARLRAECDLQLTWFEVMRLLALRSQCRVQDMADEFGITVGGTSKVVDRIEAGGYCRRRANPNDRRSSLVELTPAGRRLVARATEVFEAELETRIGSVVPERDLESFAATLSALRAAGRAVNTPQESA, from the coding sequence GTGGTTGATCTGAAGCTGGTGTACCAGGACCTGGTCCGGTTCGAGATCGAACTGTGGAATGCCGTCGATGCGCGGTTGCGCGCCGAATGCGATCTCCAGCTCACCTGGTTCGAGGTGATGCGGCTGCTCGCGCTGCGCTCGCAGTGCCGCGTCCAGGACATGGCGGACGAGTTCGGTATCACGGTCGGCGGGACCAGCAAGGTGGTCGACCGTATCGAGGCCGGCGGTTACTGCCGGCGGCGCGCCAATCCGAACGATCGGCGCTCGTCGCTCGTCGAGCTCACGCCCGCGGGACGTCGCTTGGTGGCCAGGGCTACGGAGGTTTTCGAGGCCGAGCTCGAGACACGGATCGGTTCCGTGGTCCCTGAGCGGGACCTGGAGAGCTTCGCCGCCACGCTGAGCGCGCTCCGGGCGGCCGGGCGTGCGGTGAACACACCTCAGGAGTCGGCGTAG
- a CDS encoding winged helix-turn-helix transcriptional regulator → MVRPIFCPNSPCEEARWLLARYACPEIPSRAEYELTELGRTLPTPLRTLGRWAQERIPEVLAARGTYDSLH, encoded by the coding sequence ATGGTGCGCCCGATCTTCTGCCCGAACTCGCCCTGCGAAGAAGCACGATGGCTTCTCGCGCGGTACGCCTGTCCCGAGATCCCGTCCAGAGCCGAGTACGAACTGACCGAGCTGGGACGCACCCTGCCTACACCGCTGCGGACGCTGGGCCGTTGGGCCCAGGAGCGCATCCCCGAGGTGCTCGCCGCCCGCGGCACCTACGACAGCCTTCACTGA